The nucleotide sequence TCTTCTCATTTAAAGAGAAATCCAACTCCTTagggtgttttttatttttttgaattttatcctTTTGACACAAAACACTTATAGGAGGAACTTTACTATTTTTTACCATGTTTTGGACTATCTTACAATTATTCATACACAATAAATTTATATGTTTGGTATACAATNNNNNNNNNNNNNNNNNNNNNNNNNNNNNNNNNNNNNNNNNNNNNNNNNNNNNNNNNNNNNNNNNNNNNNNNNNNNNNNNNNNNNNNNNNNNNNNNNNNNNNNNNNNNNNNNNNNNNNNNNNNNNNNNNNNNNNNNNNNNNNNNNNNNNNNNNNNNNNNNNNNNNNNNNNNNNNNNNNNNNNNNNNNNNNNNNNNNNNNNNNNNNNNNNNAAACACTATTATattaaacaaatttaattaagaatataaaattatctaataatttttaaaaaaaaatattttgaaattatgtttttttaaggtttaattacttatTGGTTCTTATAGTTTGATCAAATTTACAAttaagtccttatatttttttcttttgattgggTCCTtaaactacttttaattttgtaattaagtccttgctagtataaaaaaaagttagagttaataaaatattttttcgcaaattaaaaatattaggaATTAAGAACCTAATTAAATCTTTAAtcacatattttttaaaaagaatattcggttaattttaatattattaagaCGAAAAagacctaattataaaattaatagtataagaatccaactaaaaaaaattataaaaacttaattacaaatttgataaaactataagagaaaaggacaaataagtccctgACCTTTTACCCcgtggacattttcgtccctgaccattgaaaaatacatttaaatccctGACCTCCTTGAAAATAGGACGAATCAGTCCCTCCGTCAAAAAGCCACCGTCAGACACAACGGAAAAGTCTGACGTGGCTTCCCTTCGTCTTACCTGGCATGACGGATGCCAACGTGGCACGTTAGTGAGACAGAGCATTTGGAAAGTGGACAAATAAATCCCTGGAGCCCATAACTACGTCGTTCATCCACTGTGCCTCACCActgccatcatcatcatcatcaacaacaacaaccatgCCTATTGGAGGTTTTTCTCTTTATAGATTTTGATTAGATAGGCACAACACTTAAGGTAGGGGACAGTTTTTGTgggtgaagaagaaggaagaaaaggtaAGGTTGGTGGTGGTGCATGTGGGCGTGGAGCTGGATGGTGGTGGTTGAAGGAGGTGTTGGTGGCAGAGGAACCATCTTCAAAGGTTAGGGATTGACGAGAGCATCAATGTTTCCTACTACAGCCTACAATCCGCCTGAAGATTCTCTAAGCCAAGATGTGATTGCAACTGTGGAGAAGAGCATGAAAAAATATGCTGACAACCTCATGCGATTTCTTGAGGGAATTAGTTCAAGGTTATCCCACTTGGAATTATATTGCTACAATCTTGACAAATCTATTGGAGAAATAAGATCTGATTTAAATCGTGACCATGGGGAGCAAGATTTAAAGCTCAAGGCCCTTGAAAAACATCTTCAAGAGGTATGCTGCTTTCATATATATTCTTAGGTTTAACTTCATTTTATATATTACCTAGTACCTATACAGCACTACCCCACATCTGATGGATGAATACTTTGGATCTTGTGTTAATGAAATCCTGAAGTAGTTATACATCAACTGAAGCAATTTTTTCCCCTTCCAATTCAATTGCAgacattttttttcaattgggaaATCCAACCATATTCCTTTCTTGATTTGCAAACCTGTTCAACATAACAAGATAGCTATACTTTGTTTATCTGGTCAATGAAGCACCATTCATCAATCACAAACCGGACATTAATCTCTATTGCTAGATTAACAATTTGTTATTGCTCGAATATTCTGTGTTTTCTTGATACTGTTCCAATATACGCAAAAAATGACTTTCAGCTATGAGCAGTGCAGAGTAAATGAAGCATTTAACTCACAATGTTCTGTATTAGCATGCTTTCATATATCTGTTCACTTTATTAATTGATTATATAGACTTTGAGAAACAAAGATTGTTATTGCATGTATTCATTTTCCTTACGTTGGTTATGTAGGTTCATAGATCTGTACAAATTTTAAGAGACAAGCAAGAGCTAGCTGACACTCAGAAAGAATTAGCCAAGCTTCAACTTGCTcagaaggaatcatcttcctcAAGCCACTCAGAGGAGAGATCATCGCCTTCTACAACAGATCCTAAAAAGATTGATAGTGCATCTAATGCACACAACCAGCAGTTAGCTCTTGCACTTCCTCATCAAATTCCCCCACAGCAGCAGCAGCCGCAATCGGCTGCACCCCATGCTCAAGCTCCAGTAGCAAATGCGTCCCAAGCCACCCAACAACCTACTTATTACATGCAGCAACCCCCCACTCCATTGCCAAACCCTCCAGCTGCTCCCCAGCTCTCTCAGAATCAGTATTTACCATTGACAAATCAACAATACCAAACACCCCAACTTCAACAAGACATGTCGCGGGTGACTCCACAACCAACACCATCTCAGGTAACCCCATCCCCAGTTGTGCAACAGTTCCCTCAGTATCAGCAGCCACAGCAACAACAGCAGCAGCCGCAGCCACCCCAGTAGCAGTGGGCTCAGCAGGTGCCATCTTCACAGCCTCCCTCAATGCCACCCCAGATAAGATGCTCATCTAGCCAAACAAAAAATTTGCAATGACCTTCCTTTCCCTGTCAAAATTCCCAATGATCAGATACTATTTGCAACCATCTAACATCAGACCAAAGCCAAAATTCCTTAACTTACCTTATAGAATGGACAACCCAAAAAGATTCTGTTAGGGTTGCTAACTGTCTTTGACATATACATTATTGCATAAACTCCACAGAAACACCTCGGTGCGACGGCGACGTTTCCATCTCCAGCCTGAAGCGCATATGGAACTGAGTTTGAACCAGACTTCTCTTCTCTAAATCCACTTACGCTTCTTCTTGAGGTTGATGATGCCCCCTGCGTTGCCATTGTTAACATACGCAGAACTCTTCTCCTCACCACCAGCCACCAGCCTGAACGAAGAAGCCAAAGGAATTTCAAGATTAGGGCACCTATCTAAACGACGTAGTTATGGGCTCCAGGGACTTATTTGTCCACTTTCCAAATGCTCCATCTCACTAACGTGCCACGTTGGCATCCGTCATGCCAGGTAAGACGAAGGGAAGCCACGTCAGACTTTTCCGTTGTGTCTGACGGTGGCTTTTTGACGGAGGGACTGATTCGTCCTATTTTCAAGGAGGTCagggatttaaatgtattttccaatagtcagggacgaaaatgtccgcggggTAAAAGGTCAGGGAcgtatttgtccttttctcaaacTATAAAGACAATCAGAATAATTAAAACTTCTTTAATTAGAACCTTTTTTTTCTCGAAATCCAACACGATAACAATTTTTGAAGAGTCAGATCATTCCAATGTTATTAAGACAACATTTCTTAAGTTGCTGTTTTGCAATGTGATAAAATTTAATTGCTATGTAATTGGCATCCAATCAAATACTTTTATAGTTATATTTATGAGACTTTTAAGTTgataaataattaaatcaaatactTTTGTCGATAAATTAATACATAATTAAATGTTGTTTAAATGGGATGTGTTTTACATACTTAATATGGTGACAAACCATATCAGTGGGTTTCTCATCTCAACCTATAACATATGCCAAAgagataatataaaaaaaaatactactGTCCTTTGAATGACCTTGATCTTTAACACGTTGCTAATGGCAGCATTATGGGTTATAATGTTGATATTACAGTAACTAAAGGGTAACATTTTCCCAGAATTGTGTATAACAAAAACCATTTAAATGTCAAAATCCTAAAACAAGGCCACCTGATAAAAATGGTGGAAGCAactgttatttttttttgtctgaGTTATGAGAAAAGAGAGTGCCTGTAAGCTTCTCTTTCGAATCCACGAATCTTGAAAAGTTGCTTGCAACAGCTAAGAATCATCCTCCTCTCTATGGCAACTTGCATGCAGTTGTCTCATCTTTAGACTTGTATTTGCCAAGCATCTCGGCAACAGTTCTGCAACGGCACTGGTTTCCTGGCCGGATAACATCGCCATAAACAGCCATCTCGATTATGTCGAGCTCCTTGTCTGGTAATTGGCAAAACAAGAATAATATCCGTCAAAAAACATGACAGAGCTCGTAAAATGAGAGAAATCCGAGCAAACTCACTTTCCTGCCACATTATATCAATTAATGGTTACATCTCATCATTGAACAGAACATGATCCTACAGTTTGGATCTAAATTCTTATGAATGAACAGAGTGAGAACAACATTGTCCTTGCAAAACACCTTCAGGGGCTTGGCTTCTAAGTTCTCATCAAAATTCCATTTAACATTTACCATAAAAGACGCTGCGGCTAATTTTGGATATCCTCGCGAAAAAAGGTTCAACATGCCTTCCTAAATGGGGTCAATTAACAGAAAGCAGTAATATAAATAACATCCATCAGTGGCCATTTTCAATCACAACACATAAATGGAATAAAGAATTTGAGATAAATGGTTTCCTTAATGCGTAGAAATGTTATTGTCAAACAGTCTATCAAACAAAATCGATCTAAATTATAGGGAACAAACAGCACAGGTCAATATCACTTCTAGGATGCAATCGAAAGAATCCACCCGCAGTTAGAGCACATGAATTTAAAACACTTGGTAAATCCACAGTAAGAAAAACAAACATAGATTCCTTTCAAGATCTATAAACTGCAAAAGAAGGCTGCAATTGATACAAAATATGATCCTTATCAACAAATTGTAGCGGCTTCTAATCATATTGGAAATCTCAGTCTTCTATATAGTACACGATACTAGCAATTTGTCCCAACTATGATTGCCAGGGTTGAATAAAGGACCCCATAAAGCAAAATTTAGGTTTAACTAAATTGCATAATAGATAAGAGGAATAGTTCATGCAAATTACAAAGAAGCATATGCGTACCAGTAAAGATAACATCACAAGAGTATCCTTTGAGTTGATCAGCATCAACCTGatatttatttgatttgaatCTGTTCACTCTTGACTGAAGTATCTGACAATTTTCTTCAGTGGATTCACCCCCTAAAACACAACATAGAAATCTCACATGTCAATTTAAATCATTCTTCAAATGAACCAAATAACAATCTACAATTCTATATGGTATATGTTCAACTGATGATAAATCCTTAAAGAAGTCAAAACAAAGAAGCATAAAACTTCATTTTTCACGCATTATCTTCATTTCTATCTCCAACTTTCAACTACTATTACATAAAACATCGGAATTTAGTCAACTTTCGGTATTGACTTCTACATCTATTGCCACATTTTTTTTCCAACCAAAACACAGCAACCCAGAAGAAAATGAAGTGTTATTATGAAATAGAAGCGAAAAGGGTAACAGAAAAATGGAACCTTTGGAGAAGGGGACGATGTGATCGTACTCGTAGCAGAGGCAGCCGAGGCAGTCTTTGAAGCGCTTGCAAACAATGTTGCCAGCGGCGTCTTTGCGCCACCTCTCAGGGTGGCGGCCGGGAACGATTTCGGCGTTGTTCCAGCACTTGATCTTCGTTTTTGCGTCGAAGAATCTCGGCCTATTATCTCCACCGTCTCCGTTCCCGTTGCCGCCGCGAGAACGATGGGGCGAGGAGCTCATTACCTTATTTATTTCCAACGAAAAGAGTGTATCAATATGCTAGTATCATCATTCACATGCACAAAgttaagttaataataataaaggttgacatacaataaaaataaaatgaacagaaAATTGTTATGTCATATCTAACAGAAAAAATATTAgagattgatctgtgtattaatttttcttaaaactaaaatatatgattttaaaatttttggagactgatttaaataattattttattaaaaaataggctaaaaattaatttatttgtcagaataaaatcttaaaaattaatttgtttattaatttttttaaaaattaaaatatctacttttaaaattcttaaaaattaatttgaataattactctaataaattattatatgtaAGCGAGATTCAAATTCTAAATGCCATACAAGGAAGTTGTATTATGGCTTAGTTAGTTCTCCTTTTATGCGCCTGACTAAGCATCAAACATCACACATGCTTAATTATTTCATTGCAATCTTGTTTGTCTTTTTGGTCGTTGAGTAAACTACCAAAATTCATCCTAAAAAATTTAAACACAGATAAATTTAACAAcggaagaaagaaaattaaattataattttgaatGATTTGTTTTATCCGTTAAAACTAATCATTTGTTTGTCAAAATTAAccaatcatcaaaattaaatttttattatctaaaatttttaaaatatttttatttctcttttctttaaATCTAACTCTAAGTGTATACgattagaaaaatattaaagtatttctaaaaatatttagatAAAAATATCTTATTTCTATATTTGTTTCAAagtttaaaaatatatttcaGATAATTTTTATTCTCTGAAATTAAAATACCACTAATTTTATTCTCATCTTCTCAATAGTTATCTTTAATTCCAATGAAAATGAAATgtgtataataaaataaaaagattaaatTACGTTtactaacctaatcctaattctaactcTTCCTCTTCGTCTTCAGATTTTTCCTTCTCATTTCATCAGAAAACTAAACCCTAGCAGAATCTCTTCTCCATGAAAACTAAACTCTAGCAGTGTTTTTTTCCAAATTCATGGAAGCTCCACCAGCATCCACTCAACGCCGATTTGGATTTGCACGACCACCGCGCACCGCATTCTAAAAGGAAGATTCACTGCTTCTGCACTAGTTTTGTTTGCGTTCGTCTTTCTTCTTCTGCCACTGCGAAGTTGTGCGTAACGGTGACGAGTTCAATTTCTCTGTTGGATTCGCTTCAACTTCGTTCTCGCTCGATAACTTCTTCGTGTCGCCAAGGTGCGGTTGCAGATTGAACTGCAAcgatgaagacaacaacgaattcaGAGTGAGGAAGCTTAAGTTGAGCATTTCGTGTCGTCAAAGTGTGGttggaaattttttttatttttcaaaattttaattaggtTTCTCTGTGGATTTTGTGTTGCTTACAGCTGAATAATGTTAAGGTAAATCAATTGCATGTTTTGATTAGCAGTTTGTTTTGTGTGTGTTCTTGCTTGATAATTAGGTAATTATTAtgttaaaattaaaagaaaaattgagggATTCTTAGGTACTTCTTTCAGCTATTGTTAAAATTAAATCGAATAAGAAATTTGTTATTCTACTTATTGTCAGTGACATAATCACATAATCCAAAAGAATTTCTCTTAAACAATAGTATAAGGAGTCAGAATTTTTCTTAAACATGTCTATTGAATCAGTTTTGATTGTTCAAATACTAATTTTTTGTATGAATTCAAACATGACGAACTATGTTTTCTGTAACAAAATCTGTATGTTAGTGTGCTATTTGTTTGTTTGTGTATTTAGGCATTGGATTTATTTGCAATAGTAGTCATCAATCCTGAATTGTTCATGTTTAGCTTAGTAGTAACAAGTGCCTTTTCTAATTGGTTGATGAAGCAAATGTAGCATAAGTGTGTTAATTTggatatttcaatttcaattgtaTCAGCACTTTCAATAGCAGCAAAATATCgccattttatttttttcccatGTTCCTTTTGTTACGATGTTGATATTCTTGTAAATCTAAATCTCACGTACATGTTAAGCTATAATAGTTTTTTTGTCTTCTTTTGATTCTTTCCTTACATGCAATCCTTAAAATGCTCTACCATAGTCCTAGGAGGAACTGAATTAGTGTTGACATGATAAGTACTTTTGTTGTTTTCATTTTTAAACAGAAATACTACTTTGCTACTTCAAAAACAATGATGAGGTTGAATGGCATAACAAAATCATTTGTAGCTAATCATGTAGCAGAAACTAATGCTAGAGCTGTGACAATAAGGGCCTTTCAGGAGGAAGATCGCTTTTTCAAGAAGAATTTAATGCTGGAGCTCTTATGGCATTTCACAGAACAATTCCCTAGtattttcaattcaatttcaATGCGCTCTAGCAAATTATATAGTATCTGTAGAGCAATGTTTTGAAAACTGGTTCGGATCGGCCGGTCAAACCGATCGAATTGTGAACCAGACACAAAGACGGTTCGGGCAATCAGCAAAACCACGAAATATGAAAATCGGAATTGAACTGGTGAACCGGCCGGTAATCAATTGGTCGAACCGAACCGTGATTCAGCTGATTTTTGGGCTGGGCAGCAAAATGCTGCCGTTTCAACGAATGAAACCCTAAATCAATGTTCTGAATCCCTAACTGCCTTCAGCCCTTCACAATTCTCATCGAGCAAGGTTCTGAGAACGCCATCACAGTCTCACACGGCCAGATGGGTTCGATGTCGAGCAGTCACCTCCGTCGAGCAGTCaccttgataaaccccaattttgtcgtttatcttgtgc is from Arachis ipaensis cultivar K30076 chromosome B01, Araip1.1, whole genome shotgun sequence and encodes:
- the LOC107633963 gene encoding putative uncharacterized protein DDB_G0294196, with amino-acid sequence MFPTTAYNPPEDSLSQDVIATVEKSMKKYADNLMRFLEGISSRLSHLELYCYNLDKSIGEIRSDLNRDHGEQDLKLKALEKHLQEVHRSVQILRDKQELADTQKELAKLQLAQKESSSSSHSEERSSPSTTDPKKIDSASNAHNQQLALALPHQIPPQQQQPQSAAPHAQAPVANASQATQQPTYYMQQPPTPLPNPPAAPQLSQNQYLPLTNQQYQTPQLQQDMSRVTPQPTPSQVTPSPVVQQFPQYQQPQQQQQQPQPPQ
- the LOC107633971 gene encoding uncharacterized protein LOC107633971 — translated: MSSSPHRSRGGNGNGDGGDNRPRFFDAKTKIKCWNNAEIVPGRHPERWRKDAAGNIVCKRFKDCLGCLCYEYDHIVPFSKGGESTEENCQILQSRVNRFKSNKYQVDADQLKGYSCDVIFTDKELDIIEMAVYGDVIRPGNQCRCRTVAEMLGKYKSKDETTACKLP